A window of Cryptomeria japonica chromosome 3, Sugi_1.0, whole genome shotgun sequence contains these coding sequences:
- the LOC131874382 gene encoding uncharacterized protein LOC131874382: MSVLSLCGKIENRLTELQNEVAQSKSLKKNLFIDWDCKIKVVLPNVLIPPIFGLGTPVDQINPRAGVKWDAPEVGWCKVNFDGVSAGNMGQSGVGCILRDSDGLCLKEISEKIGVATNNEAEFRAAFKRL; this comes from the coding sequence ATGAGCGTAttgtctctttgtgggaaaatAGAGAACCGCCTGACTGAACTCCAGAATGAGGTTGCccaatccaaatcattaaagaaaaatttgttcaTAGACTGGGATTGTAAGATTAAGGTGGTTCTACCAAACGTCCTCATCCCTCCGATCTTCGGACTAGGTACCCCGGTGGATCAGATCAATCCAAGAGCAGGGGTGAAATGGGATGCACCAGAGGTTGGGTGgtgcaaggtaaactttgatggtgtgTCTGCAGGAAATATGGGTCAAAGTGGAGTTGGTTGTATTCTGAGGGACTCTGATGGTCTTTGTttaaaagaaatctctgaaaagattggTGTGGCCACTAATAATGAAGCGGAATTCAGAGCGGCTTTCAAACGTCTTTAG